ccctgggccccctgcattgggaatgtggagtcttagacactggaccattagggaaatCCATGAGGAGGTGATACTGAAGCTGatttctgaaagtgaagtgaaagtgaagtcactcggtcgtgtccgactctttgcgaccccatagactgtagcctaccaggctcctctgtccatgagattttccaggcaatagtactggagtggattgccattaccttctccaggggatcttcccaactcagggctcgaacccgggtctcctgcattgtagacagacactttacggtctgagccaccagggaagtcaaggttATGGTATAAGCAAGCATTCCTGACAGAGAGAACAGCTAGTGCAAAGCCCTGAAGTGGGAGTGAGttccatacttttaaaaaaaaaatcacagttttatacttttaaactttatttatttttggccatgacCTGGCTTGCAGAAtcctagtttcccgaccagggatcgaacctgggccctcagcaatggaagcacggagtcctaaccactggaccactagggaattcctgaGCGCCACAGTCTTGAACTGAAAGAAGCACAACCTAACTGAAGTGCAGTggtggaaggggagagagggaggtgatgaagaaaaaaagtaaGGTGAGGGCTAGATCACCAGGGGCTTTGTATGCCAGCAAACGGAGTTTGAATTTTACCACAAGCATACCAAGAAGCCAGGGGAGGGCTATGGCATGGTCTGACGCATACTTTGACTCTTCCTTCCATCTATCATCATCTCTTCTCACCCTCAGGGCCCCGGTGTCCTGGTTTCGGGACGGGGAGACAAGGCTGCTCCAGGGACCTGCCTCTGGGCTAGGGCCCAAACTGGTCCTGGCCCGAGCAGAAAGCACTGACGAGGGCACCTATACCTGCCGGACCCTGGACGGTGCACTTAGGGGCATGGTGACCCTGCGGCTAGGCTGTGAGTTGGGGAGGAGTGTTGTGGGGGGGTGATGAGAAGTGGGGCTCCTGAGGGACTGCAGGCCCAGAGGAAGCCCTCTGGGATGGGGAGGGCCTGGGGGCGTCTCACTCTCCAGCTGCGCCCTCTGCCTCTAGACCCCCCGGCCCGCCCCGTTGTTTCCTGCCGGGCTGCTGACTATGAGAACTTCTCCTGCACTTGGAGTCCCAGCCAGGTTAGCGGTTTACCCACCCGCTACCTCACCTCCTACAGGTGTGTCCAGCATCGGCTGTGTATGCCTATATATTTGGGTGTATAGCAAAATGTGGGTGTGGGAGTAGGTGGGGAGGTATTGAAGGAGGCCTGAGAGAGAGGGAGgaccctcctttccttcctgacCTCAGATGACCTCTTCCCTGCCAGGAAGAAGACTGTGCCGGGAGCTGATGGCCAAAGGTAGGACGTGAGGGGGAAGCTGGGGGCTCCAGCTGGATCCCACAGTGAGCATTTCCAGAGTCCAAGACCACATCCTTTCTCCTAGGATGAGCCCATCCACAGGGCCCTGGCCATGCTTACAGGACCCCCCTGGGGCGGCccgctgtatagtccatggggcagaGTTCTGGAGCCAGTATCGGATCaatgtgactgaagtgaaccCCCTGGGGGCCAGCACCCGCCTGCTGGATGTGAGCTTGCAGAGCATCTGTGAGTACCCAGTCCTAGAGGTCTCCCCAGATCCCTACCACAGAGACCCCAGACTGGACCCCAGAGTATAGATAGCCCCGTAATTCATAACCCTCCTTCTGCTGAGCTCCCACACAGTTCCCTCCCAACACAGGTCTGTTTCAGCACACAGATGGCCCCCAGGGAGACTTCAGCAGAATCCAAAGAGATCAGAACCCTAGGAGGCAGGGTTCCTTCAGCTTCTAGAGGTTACTGCCACCACCCCTTTCCCTTTCAAGTCCTTCCTGGCTGCCCAACCCCAGTGCTGCCTCTCTGCTTCCAGGCCCAGTGCTGAATGCAGCTCCATCTCACATCTTCCCTGCCCAGTGGAAACCCCTCACTGGCTTCCTCTTGACTTGTGTGTGGGAGGGGATCATGAAGGCTCTGGCTGGAATTTGGGCCAACTCATCTTCCTTGGAGGGAAAACAGATCACTCTTTAactcactcaataaacatttcaaaaatccATCCTCAGATAACAGGGATGACAGATCCTGAGCCTAAGGGATGATCAAGCCTAAGATTTCCCCAAGTTCCTTGGCAGTGCTGCCCCTTTGGGACTTTTAGGCACACACCTGCCTTCCCTCTGGAGGCGATGGGAGAAGGATGAGCCCTCTCTTGTGCTCTGACTTTGTGTCCCCCCTCCCCCTTCACCTGCCCTCAGTGCGCCCTGACCCGCCCCAGGGCCTGCGGGTAGAGTCAGTGCCTGGCTATCCTCGCCGCCTGCGTGCTAGCTGGACATACCCTGCCTCCTGGCCCCGCCAGCCCCACTTCCTGCTCAAGTTCCGTCTGCAGTACCGTCCAGCACAGCATCCAGCCTGGTCTACGGTGAGGCCTTGGAGTGCACCCTGGTCTGGGGCTGTGTGTCCTGTCTCTAGATCCTCCAGATCTCCTCAGATCTGGGAGGTCACTGATGCCCCGTGGGCTCTCCGCCTACAGAGCACTCTCCCTAGGCCAGGCCTTGTCACAGGGACTGCGCCTCCTCCCTCCGCCCTCCAGGGCTATAACTGATGTCAGCCCATCTGTGGGTAGATagcagtgactttttaaaaataacttttctagGAAAGGGAGGGCTTTTCACCCAGAGGCACAGACACTGATATACTCATGTGTGAATAAAGGTGAATTCCCACCTCTGGAGGTGGCAGAGATTGCTAGCATCAGGCCCAGGGAGCTGCTGCCTCAGATAATaaccaatatttactgaacactgtCTACCAAGCACTGTGCTTCACATTTACTATCTCCTTTAGGtgtactttcagagaaggcaatggcaccccactccagtactcttgactggaaaatcccatggacggaggagcctggaaggctgcagtccatgggatcgctgagggtcggacatgactgagtgacttcactttcacttttccctttcatgcattggagaaggaaatggcaacccaccccagtgttcttgcctggagaatcccagggacgggggagcctggtgggctgtcgtctctggggtcgcacagagtcagacacgactgaagtgacttagccttaGGTGTACTTTAGGTGTACACATGTACTATCTCCTTTAGGTCTATTCACCTCTGttttacaaatggagaaactgaggcacagagagaggcccaaggtcactcagtaaGTGGCACAGCAAAgatctgaacccaggcagtcAGTCTGAAATCACAGCCTATCTACAGAACCACTATGCACTTTTGTCTTGTGAACGCTAGGTGTAGACCTAACCCCACCAGccaccctatatgaagctcagAAGGCTGCATCAGACTGACAGGGACTGGACTGGGAGGAAAGGGTGCTTTTTTGCAGACTGGGGCTGGAGGCGGGTGGGAGggcaggaaggctgagtgcttatAACTGGATAACCTGCCAGGGAACTATCTGCACTCCCAGGTGGAGCCAGCTGGATTGGAGGAGGTGATCACCGATGCTGTGGCTGGGCTGCCCCATGTAGTGCGGGTCAGCGCCCGGGACTTTCTGGATGCTGGCACCTGGAGCTCCTGGAGCCCCGAGGCCTGGGGGACTCCAAGCACTGGTGAGAGACAGAGCCTAAGGAAAGGGCAGAGGCCAAGCCAACTAGTATCTATCTGCAGGGACTAGCTGGCCACATTGCAATTGCGGCCCCAGGCTTCAGCTGTACTGCCTGCAGCCCTGCCCTAGCGTAAGCCCCGCTCTAGCTTTAACCCTGTCTCTCAGCCTTTACCCCTGCTTACTTACCGAAAGCTGGCTCTGCCCCTTCGAGCTCTGCCTCCTAGGCGCCGCAGGGTCCAACCCCGGCCCTGGCCTCTCCTGGCACCTGGCAGGCTCTGGCCTCTGTCCCCACCCCTAGTGGACACTTCTCAGGTCTCATCTCCCTCCAGAGCCCCTACCGAAGGAGATGCCAGTTGGGGACCagcaacacacacagacagaggaAGAACCTCAGGCAGACAGCCCCGCTCCCCCAAAGCCGTCCCTTCTACCCGACCCACAGCCACTTGGTGAGCTTAAGCAGATGGGCAAAGGTGGGAGAGAATGACAAAGCCCCAGGGAAAAGGGGACACCGAGTCTGGTCAGGCAGGCTTGCTCTTGCAGCTGACATCTGACCCTCTGCCTCAGACCACAGAGACCCCCTGGAGCAGGTGGCCGTGCTGGCATCTTTGGGAATCTTCTCTTTCCTGGGACTGGTGGCTGGGGCCCTGGCATTGGGGCTCTGGTAAGTGACTGGCCCCTTAGCCTCTGATCCTACACAGATGCTCTGATACTCACAGACCACACCCATTCCTACCCCTCATGACCCCAATCCCAGCATATCTGATTCTGGAAccattcttcctccctcttccactCCCAACTTCATGATTCTACTCTTTGCTCTCTTGATCCTTTACTAATAAAACCTTTTTGGAAGAGTCTGAGATGCCCCACATTGTTAGGGAGACAACTTCTTTTTTGTGCTCTAGGCTAAGGTTGAGACCAGATGAGAAGGATGGACCCCAAAAATCTGGGCTCTTGGCCCCAATGATTTCAGTGGACAAGCTTCCAGGTGAGTGTGACATCTGGGAGGTTTGGACTTGGGAGATGTGTGACCTcattttgactgtatggattaaGAGCCACATGCCTTAATCCTCATAAGGGTTTTGGGAATCAAAGGTGGATCTCCTCATTCTTATGACTTCTGGACTCAGAGAGAGGCTTTTCATTCTTGAGTCCCTGGGCTTAGAGCTgggtctcttctgtctcttgcagGATGCTGGGGCTCCTAGATGGGACTCCTTCATTTTCAGGGTATTATGCTCTGAGCTGGATGTCCATCTTTATTCTTGGGGTATCTGGATCCCCTCCCCTATTTCTTGATGTGCCTGGGCCCAGAGCTAGATCTACTCCCTCATCCCCAGGGTGTTGGGGCTTACACAAAAGTGGCTGCCCTATTCATTCTTGGAGTGTTGGGCTCATAACTGGGTCCCCTCCCTCATTCTCAGGGGATCTGGGACAAGATCTAGTCCTACCATCTCCcttgattttcctctttcttgcaGGAGTCCCAAACCTGTAGAGGACCTTGGAGGCCTTCAGCTGATTCCACCCAATGCTGgtgtggatggatggacagatagaaCCCAGGCAGGACAGCAGATCCCCATGGAGGCGGGTTCTCAGCTGGAAGTTCTGTTTGGAGCCCATTTCtgagactctgtgttcccaactTGCCAGTTGAAAGGTGCCTGGACCTCTGACTTCATCCCAGAGCTGGAGGTCTACCCGAAGAATGTGTGTAGATGTGTATGGCTGTGTGTGTCCAAGTGTATGTGAGACAGGGGACATGTGTTctctgcatgtatgtatataggtACCTGGGGAGTGTGTGTGGGTCTTATGCTCTTGGCTTTGCCCCTGGAGGGAGTTGTGAGGGTGTGAATAAAGAGAATGAGGAGGTTCTGTCTATTGACATGTCTCACAGCTCCAGATTCAGGACTCACAGTAGAGTGCATCAAACTTGGAGACCACAGTCAGAGACTATTATGCATCACTGCTTTATTACTTTGGCTTCTGGGGGCCCCAGCCCATTTTCCCTTTGAGCTCCAAACTCTGGTTGGGCTGAGTTCCCTGGAGCATCTTCCCTTGGCGTTCAAACCACCGAATCAGGCTGCGGTTCTGGGGGTGGATGCAGACCCTGCGTTGAGACAGGTGAAGCCTGGGAAAGGAAAGGTTCAAAGCTACGGTCATAACTGGGGGAATGAGGGTGAGACCCAGGAGTTAGAGGCAGAGGCCAGATGAAAACCTGAGTTGGCATCAGAATTAGCAATCGGGATGGGGTTGAGATCAGCATCCGGGGTTGGGACTGAGGTCAGAGTCAGGGACAAATCAGGGGCAGAGTCAAAGCTCACACGAAGGCTTGGAGGTGACAGTCCCCGTCAGCTTCCTGAAGTTCCACTCGGATGACCCTCCTCAGTAGCTTGTTTGGGAGTGGCTGTCGGTAGAGCTGAGTACAGCATGCAGCGCTGAGTGCCAGTGGGAATGCTAGGGGAACAGGACCATGTGTTCAGAGGGCTTCTGACCCCAAACTCCATCAGAAGGCTGGAGGCTGGGCTTCCTGGGCCCCTTTCCCTCCATCCCATTCATCCAAACCCAGGCCTTCTAGACCCCCACTCACTCACCTCCTCCAGGGTCTGGGCTCAGGAACAACAGGAGCAGCAGGAGGCTGCTGGTGGGTGAGGGCCCCTTCATGATGCTCAGCCTGGatacttccttctctctcctcctccttccctacCTTTAATCTGGGTGCCTTTTATACCTGGGGCACCAGGTGAGTCAGCCACAGGTGAAGATGTATTGCTCATCTTGTGACATTCCTGGGCTCTAATTACCACAGACCCCTCCTTTTTTAGGACTCCCGTTTTCCATGGACTCCTAAGTCCTGGGCAGAGAAGCTGGGGAGATGGGTTATGCACGTGGGGGCTGATGGTACAGTAAAGGGGGCAGAGGATCCACAGTGGCATCCAGTGAGGACATTCACACTCATACCTGTAGTTACACATTCACAGTCACACCTGTCACTGGATCAACCTCACATGGTCAGACAACCCCAGACAGAATCATATAGCCCCAGTTGTACTCAAAGTCCCACTCCCACACAGTTGTTTTTTCACAGTCATCCCACCACACAATCACACTAGCACACCCAAATTCTGATGGGGGCACTGTTGGTAGGGTGCGAGCACAGGGCAGGCTGGCACCAGCTTGCTTTCGTTTTCCCCTCCCTGTTTCCTGTCTTAGCCTGCTTGTCTTATCAGCAGACATTGATGGGAATGGGTCCCAAAAGCAGACTGAGTCGTCGTCTCTCCTGGGCCAGTCACATTCAGAGTGAGAAGCTGGGAGAAGTCCCTTTTGGGTGGTAATGCGGTGCCTTGGGGATAACTGAGGTGGGGGTTGCTTTTCCAGGAAGATGAGACAGAGGAAGGATGAGGTAGATAAGTGCACACGAGGGAAGATCAAAGTTCTTTGGTGCCAGGTTGCTGCTGTCAAACAGATAAAAGACTCAAGAAATCTTACCTTCCTGTTTTTGCCAAGTCCTGTTCCAGAAATGCCAGCCTCCTACCAGCAGGGGCCTGGGGCTTCCAGTCCTTGACTTTTTGAGACATCAGATTCCAGAGCTCAATTATCTCTCCTTTATTCTATTCAAATTCCTGTTTCTCTCTATTGTTGGCCTGGAAGACGCCCCCCAACCCCAACACAACCAACCCTTACACCCTCTGCACCCCATACTCTTGCTCAAACCCCAAGCTTCCATCTCCTTCCTGTCCCTTCTCTTTTAATCCTGTATCCGGTCCTTAACTCCTCTTCCCCTTAATCCCTCCACCCCAATGCAAAACtatgcctcctcttcctcctcttgtcCTTTCCAGGAAGCTGGGACCAGCAAAGGGTGGGGGCAAGCTGCTAAGTTTAGTGCCCTTGGCa
This is a stretch of genomic DNA from Bos javanicus breed banteng chromosome 8, ARS-OSU_banteng_1.0, whole genome shotgun sequence. It encodes these proteins:
- the IL11RA gene encoding interleukin-11 receptor subunit alpha encodes the protein MSSSCSGLSRVLVAVAAALVSASSPCPQAWGPPGVQYGQLGRALMLCCPGVTAGAPVSWFRDGETRLLQGPASGLGPKLVLARAESTDEGTYTCRTLDGALRGMVTLRLGYPPARPVVSCRAADYENFSCTWSPSQVSGLPTRYLTSYRKKTVPGADGQRMSPSTGPWPCLQDPPGAARCIVHGAEFWSQYRINVTEVNPLGASTRLLDVSLQSILRPDPPQGLRVESVPGYPRRLRASWTYPASWPRQPHFLLKFRLQYRPAQHPAWSTVEPAGLEEVITDAVAGLPHVVRVSARDFLDAGTWSSWSPEAWGTPSTEPLPKEMPVGDQQHTQTEEEPQADSPAPPKPSLLPDPQPLDHRDPLEQVAVLASLGIFSFLGLVAGALALGLWLRLRPDEKDGPQKSGLLAPMISVDKLPGVPNL
- the CCL27 gene encoding C-C motif chemokine 27; this translates as MKGPSPTSSLLLLLLFLSPDPGGAFPLALSAACCTQLYRQPLPNKLLRRVIRVELQEADGDCHLQAFVLHLSQRRVCIHPQNRSLIRWFERQGKMLQGTQPNQSLELKGKMGWGPQKPK